The Dyadobacter sp. 676 DNA window CTTTTTTGCTTTTGATAACATACTAGACTATTAAGCACAATGTACAAGGTTAAAAACCTATTCCAAAGAAGCAGCGACTTGTATTATATCAGCCAACCCTAGGAAACCACAAAGCCTTCAAAACATAATGCATCAAACTTCCAGATTGTTTTGCTGATTCAATAGAACAAATCATAGGGATAGTTCTATACTATTATTATCCCGCATGAATTGGCTGATTCAATCTAATTAGATAGGTTTGCGATGTTACAAATTTTGCAGATAGTCATGACGATACATTCAAAATATGTATTACAACCTCATTTTTATTAAAAATAAGCGAACCTTTTAATCAATTTTACTATGAAGACAGCTCGACTTCCGGCGGCATTTTTTGTCTTAGCTTCTGTAACTGTAAGTCAAATTAGTTATGCCCAAGTAAAAATTGGGCTAAATCCGACCGTGATCACCCCCGGCGCAAATTTAGATGTCGAAGGCGTAAGCAATAGACACATGGTCGTCATGCAGAGTGGCCGTGTGGGCATAGGTACCACAGCACCGGGCTACACTACTACTATACGTGCTATCGCGGCTGAAAACCATGCCCTAGCCAATGGAGTTATTTTACGCCTGGATCCTGCTGGCGGGCCGGATATTGAAGAGAATGCCTCTATCCTATTAAATGCGCGCGCCGCATGGGGTTATGAGATCGGCTCGCCACGCAAGCGCACCTATATAAGGGGGAATGAAGGCACCGATATCTGTTTACAAGTAAAAGACAACAGCAGTGCATTGCTTGCTAATGCATTCGTGCTGTCAGGCGGGGGAGCCAGTGGAACTGGCGCTGGCTATGTGGGCCTTAACACATCCTTACCGGAGGCCCGACTGGATGTGCGTGGGGGAAGTGCGAAATTTCTTGCCAGTGTCAATCCTCAAACAGGCGCTACTTGGAATGGAACTTCCAACAGTAACGGCACCCAGATAGTGACCGATATTGCGACAGGTGATGCCTATGTCGGTATACAACGTTCGGGAAGAGGCGCCTGTCTGTTGCTAACCAAAACTGCCAGCGCTAACAGCGGTGATGCTTTCTTGCAATTCACTGTGAACAACGCAGGTGTAGGTTCAATTACCTACGATGGCACCGGTGTCTCCTTCAACCAAAATTCCGACCAACGACTAAAAGAGAACATTCGTGCAACGAAATTCGGACTCGAAACACTAAATAAAGTTAAAGTGTACGACTACAA harbors:
- a CDS encoding tail fiber domain-containing protein encodes the protein MKTARLPAAFFVLASVTVSQISYAQVKIGLNPTVITPGANLDVEGVSNRHMVVMQSGRVGIGTTAPGYTTTIRAIAAENHALANGVILRLDPAGGPDIEENASILLNARAAWGYEIGSPRKRTYIRGNEGTDICLQVKDNSSALLANAFVLSGGGASGTGAGYVGLNTSLPEARLDVRGGSAKFLASVNPQTGATWNGTSNSNGTQIVTDIATGDAYVGIQRSGRGACLLLTKTASANSGDAFLQFTVNNAGVGSITYDGTGVSFNQNSDQRLKENIRATKFGLETLNKVKVYDYNFKSDTKKALSTGVLAQELHKVYPQAVKVGGDSTQTNPWQVDYSKLVPMLVQSIQDLNQAMLEQREEFNKKSGIAGER